Genomic DNA from Haloarcula marina:
CCTCCTCGTGTAACGTCTACGGGCGGGCGACGAGTACGGACATCGACGAGACGGTCGATCCGGACCCCATCAACCCATATGCCGAGACGAAACTCGACTCCGAGACACTGTTGCGGGAGTACTGCGAGGAGTTCGGCATGGACGGCACCGCCCTGCGAATGGCGACGAACTTCGGCTACTCGGCGGGCGTCCGGTTCAACCTCGTGGTCAACTACTTCGTGTTCCGAGCGCTCACAGGCCGAACGCTCACCGTCTACGGCGACGGGTCGAACTGGCGGCCGTTCATCCACGTCTCGGACGCCGCCCGCGCCTACAAACATGCTGCTCTCGAACCGGGCGAGTGGGACGAGACGGTGTACAACGTGGGCGACAACGATCTGAACTACCAGATATCCGAAATTGCCGACATCGTCGACGAGGAGGTCGGCGCGGTCGACGTGACCTATCTGGAAGACGAACATCCCGGTCCGTCGTACCACGTCAACTTCGACCGACTTCGGGAGACGGGATTCGAACCGCAGACCACCCTCCGAGAGGGGGTTCGCGACCTCGCACGGAGATTCACCGATGCCTGAACGAGCAATAGACACACCACACGTCGCTATCACGGGCGCGGCTGGCTATATCGGTAGCCGCGTCCTCGTCGAACTGCAAGACCAACACCCCGACTGGGAACTTACCGCCATCGACAACTTCTACCGCGGCGACCTGCGAACGGTCGGCGGTGTCGAGGTCCAGCACGTCGACATCCGGAATCGCGATCGTCTGGAAGACGCGTTGGACGGGGCTGATGTGGTGCTCCACCTCGCGGCGATATCCGGTGTCGACGACTGCGACGAGAACCCTGATCTGGCCTACGAGGTCAACGTCCAGGGTACCGAGAACGTGGCGTGGTTCTGCCGGAAGACAGGCGCCGCGCTGGCGTTCCCGTTCTCGATGGCCGTCATCGGCGATCCACAGGAATTTCCCATCACTGTCGACCACCCGCGAGACCCAATCAACTGGTACGGGCGGACAAAACTGCTCTCAGAGCGCGCTATCGATACGTTCGCCGACGGTGCGTTCCCAGCCCATCAGTTCATGATATCGAACCTCTACGGCGGCCACGAAGTGGGCGGCGACCTCGTCTCGAAGGGGACGGTCATCAACTTCTTCCTCGGCCGCGCGCTCGCCGGGGAGACGCTGACCGTCTACGAACCCGGGACACAGTCGCGGAACTTCGTCCACGTGAAAGACATCGCTCGCGCGTACGTCCTGAGCGCCGAGCGACTGCTGGACCAACGCGAGGCAGGCGAGACGGGCGTCGAGAAGTTCGAACTCGCCAGCGACGAGGACCCCAGCGTCCACGAGGTGGCCGAACTCGTTCAGTCGGCGGCGGCCGACCACGGCATCGACGTCGACGTGGAACTCGTCGAGAACCCCCGTGCTGGCGAGGAGACGCTGGTCGACTCCTTCGAGGTCGACACCTCGCGGGCGGCGCGCCTCCTCAACTGGGAGGCCACCGAGACCGTCGAGGCGACCGTTCGGGCGGCGCTGGACAGCCGTCAGTGACAGTCGAACTACAGTAACCAGAACTTACAAGCGGGATTGCCCGCTCCCTTCGGACGAATGGACCTCGACGCTCGTTTCGCTGACCGTCCGGTGTTCGTCACCGGTGCCGACGGGTTCGTCGGCTCACACCTCACCGAACGCCTTGTCGAGGCCGGTGCGAACGTCCACGTGTTCGTCCGGGCCACCTCCAGCGGCGAACTCCGGAACATCCGCCACCTCAGAGACGACATCACCGTCCACCGTGGCGACCTGCGGGACAAACACTCCGTCTCACAGGCGCTGGCCGCCTTACAGGAGTACGACGAGAGCATCATCTTTCACCTGGCGGCGCAGGCCCACGTCGGCGAGTCGTGGGACCGGCCCTACGAGACCATCGACACGAACGTCACGGGAACGTTGAACCTCCTGCAGAGCGTCGTCGACCTCGACTTGGACATCTCGAAGTTCGACACCGCCGGGACCAGCGAGGAGTACGGCAACGTCAACGAGGAGATGGCCGAGAAACACGACTTCGAGGACGACGGCCGCGTCCTGTTGAGCGAGCGCTCGCCGGTCAATCCGACGAGCATCTACGCCACGTCGAAACTCGCCGCCGATTTCCTGACGATGAACTTCTACGACGCCTACGGCCTGCCGGGAGTCACGACCCGGATGTTCAACAACTACGGTCCCCGACAGAACCCCCGCTACATCACGGGGACCATCATCACGCAAGCGCTGGAACGCGATATCGTCGAACTCGGGAACCTCACGCCGAAACGGGACATGTGCTACGTCACTGACGGCGTGCGCGGGCACATGCACGTCGCCCTCGACGGGAATCCCGGCGAGGAGTACGTCTACGGTCACGGCGAGAATATCTCGATGCGGGAGTGGACGGAGACCATCCTCTCGGTCGGCACGCAAGAGGGCTACTGGGACGACCCCGAAATCGTCCAGCGCGAGGACCGGTACCGGCCCGGCGACAGCGACGTGGAGGAACTGCTGGTCGGGTACGAGAAACTCAACGCGGAGACCGGGTGGGAACCCGAAGTCAGTTGGCGCGAGGGCGTCCGCCGGACCATCGAGTGGTACGCGAACAACAAGGAGACGTGGTACGGTCGGGTCGACTGGCAATGAGCGGCGACTACTGGGCCGAGAAGACGGTGATGGTCACGGGCGGCGCGGGCTTTCTCGGCAGTCACGTCGTCGACGAACTCCGTGCTCGTTCCCCCGACGTCGACGTGTTCGTCCCGCGGAGCGACGAGTACGACCTGCGCGAACGGGCGGCTATCCGGCGGGCGTTCGTCGAGTCCGACGCCGACGTGGTCCTCCACCTCGCCGCCACCGTCGGTGGCATCGGCGCGAACGCCGAGAATCCGGGGCGGTACTTCTACGACAACGCCATCATGGGCATCGAACTCCTCGAACAGGCCCGGAAGTTCGACGTGGAGAAGTGCACCATACTGGGGACCATCTGTTCGTACCCGAAACACACCCCGGTCCCGTTCAGCGAAGACGACCTCTACGAGGGCTACCCCGAGGAGACGAACGCCCCCTACGGCATCGCCAAGAAGGCCCTGCTCACACAGTCGCGGGCCTACCGCGACCAGTACGACTTCGACAGCATCTACCTCCTGCCGGTGAACCTCTACGGCCCGCGCGACGACTTCGACCTCGAAACGGCCCACGTCATCCCCGCCATCATCCGGAAGTGCATCGAGGCCCGCGAGGCCGGTCGCGAGTCGATAACCGCGTGGGGAACCGGCGACCCGACCCGCGAGTTCCTCTACGTTGAGGACGCCGCCGAGGGCATCGTCGACGCCACCGAACGCTACGACGGCGGGGACCCCGTCAATCTGGGGAGCGGCACGGAGATATCCATCCGCGAGTTGGTCGAGACCATCGTCGAGGTGACCGGATTCGAGGGCGAGGTGGAGTGGGACACCTCAAAACCGGACGGCCAACCGCGGCGTCGGTTGGACACCTCTCGGGCCGAGGAGCGCTTCGGATGGACGGCGTCGACGCCGTTCGAGGAGGGGTTGGAGCGGACTGTCGAGTGGTACGAGGCGCATCGACGGACGAAGACATAACCGTCAACGGACGCCCCATCATACGCTACTGGCACGGTAGCGTGACCCGTGCGGGGCCGCCCCGGTGCCCTACGAGAGGAGCGAGCGATGGAGGGTGACGGTGTCGGCACAGACACGCCCCACATCGTGTCGCTCTATCCAGTAGGTGCCGCGTGGTTCTGACCACTCTTCGCCAATCGCTCGCCTGAGCGTCGACAGGGAGCGTGTGTCGAGTATCCGGACGATATCCGCCTCGGACAACTCCGGAACATCGACGGTGAGGAGGGCTGGCGTACCGAGAACTATCGCTTCGAGGACCACACGTGGGAATCCCTCGCTAACGGAGGGGAGGACGAGCATCTCTGCGCCGTCAATAACCTGAAGGGCATCGTCGTGTGGTCGCGAGCCCAGATGCACGGCGCCCTCAGGGAGCGAGCGAACGAGCTGTCGTCCTGCCTTATCGACAGGGTTACCCAGAATCACTACCGGAGGATTGCTGTCCATCCCCGAGATCGCCTCGACGAGAAGCGGGGCACCTTTCGCGGCCGAGATATCACCAACGAACGCCAGATAACGCTCCGGCAGTGACGAGGCGAGCCGTTCGTTCCTGTCGTAGGTCCGTATCCCGTCAATGTCGACAGGGACGGGGATTTCGACGAGCCGATTGAGCGCGATGTTGCTCTTCCGACGACACCGCTCGTGGATACCCCTCGACCCACAGATGACAGCCGCAAAACCCGGAGCAGAAGGTGGAATCGTGCTCATGTCCCGAACGTCGAGTACGAACCGACACCGTGTCACGGCACGCAAAACACGAAAACCCCAGTCAAGAGGAAGGTTATAACCAAGTCGACCGACGAAGGTGACCGTCGAGTGGATCTGGACAACGGTTTCCTGGTAGGTAAAACAGTACCACGTCAGCGCCATCAAGAGAATGAGCTGTTTAAGTAGAAACGAAAACGGCCGAAGGAGGGTGCCACGGCTGCTCGTCCGCGGTAGGATGCGGTACACCGTCCGGTTACCATTAGTTTCGCGGAACGGTCGTGACGGGTGAACGGTTGTCAGAACGGACAGCGAGCGCACTGCCTCACTCTCTTTGAGTTCAGCCGAAAGGAGCCGGTAGTAGGTCGCCGCACCGCCGGTATCTGGCGGATATTTGGGTGTGACGATGGCGAGGTCGTAGTCATTCATGTGTTAGATCGTCGTAGAACTCACGTAGCTGTTCGCCGACGACAGCTGGCCGGTAGCGCTCGTAAGCGCGATGTCTGCCGTTGTTTCCTAGTTCCGTTCGTCGAACCTCGTCGCAAAGGAGGTTCTCAATGGCCCTAGCTAGGTCCAAGGGCGACCGTTCCGGAACGACAAGCGAACTCTCCCCTTCAGAGACGACGTAGGGCAACCCCCCGACGTCCGTCACGACAGTGGCCGTACCGCAGGCCATCGCCTCAAGAACCGCCATGCCGAACTGCTCCTCGTTGTTCGGCATCGTCACGCTCGGTAGTACTGCTACGTCCGCGAGGTTGTAGAGTGTCGGCATCTGAGTGTATGGAATCCGCTCGCGCCAAACGATGCGCTCACTTTTGGCGATACGCGCGCTGGCCTCGTCGTCAAGTTCGTCGGTCCCCAGCAAGACGAGGCGAGCATCTTCATTCTCGATGCGCTCGAACGCACTCAGGAGGTCGTAGGTCCCTTTCTGCTCGCAAAGGCCATGAACGAACAGCACGTTTCGGGTTGAGTTCAGCTCGGTCGGCAGACTGACATCCGCCGGCCGGGCGTCCTCAACTGGTGCGAACCGCTCTGTGTCTATCGCGTTTGGCAGTACGGTCACCTTCTCATGAGGGACACCCTCGTGGATCAGCGCGCGTCTTCCAAGCGGTGTCGTAGTCGTAATACCGGCCGCGCGCCGGTTGACGTACTGTTTCGTCTTCCAGAGGAGCGGGTTGCGCTGGTAGAGGGGATAGGGGATATTCTCGCCGGTGCTGAACGCGAACGCCGTATCCGTGCCACGCGTCGCGCGCGCAGCCTGGGCCGAAAATAGATTGAAGTTCTCACTGGTGTGGAGTACGTCGAACCGCTCTATCAGGTCCCCGAGTCCGACCATGTAGTCCGAAGGGAACCGAAGCTTCCTGACCGCCCGCGAAATAAAGTGGTCGTACCCAAATAGGTTGAGCCAGCCGTCCGGCCACGGGAGCTGTTCAACCGGCATTGATAGGGAGTCGGTGTCGAACCGCGGCGGGTCGCTTTCGAAGGCAACGACCCGGTGGTCTGTCTCATTGTGGAGGTACTCCCACGGACGGACCCCGTCTGGTCGGAGATACGGACCCCGAATCAGAGCGATATGGGCCATTCGTTAAGGAGTTAGCGGGAGCTATCTTAAAATTCGCGTCTGCAATCCTCAGTGCGCGCCGTATGTTGGCTTTATTACTACGTGTAGACAATGTATGAACCATGCGTATTGTGGTTATTCCGTTCGGGTTCTTTTCCGATGACCTCTCTTCACCATCGCTTGCGGACTTCTCTGCCCCGCTAATCGCGGACCGAATCAGCTTGCTCACCGACGAGTTTGACGACGTCACGCTCATCGCTGGCTGGCAGGAGGGCGAGTCCATGGTCCGGCATCCAGACGGGAACAGATATGTCACTATCAGAACGACCGGGAGAGCATCAATAGTGAAATACCTCTATCGGGCGGTCAGGGAACTTGGACGACATCGGGACGAGGAGGTTGCGGTCGTCAACTTCAACCCGCATATCCCGGGTTGTTTGCTCGCTGCGTACTGTGACGCTGTCGGCATCCCGTTCGTCACGTACTTCATCGGACTGCCAGAAGGGAGTCCGGGGGCATTCGATAAGCATCTCTACACGTTCCGGTTCCTGTTGCGACGGTCGGACGGCCGAATCTGTCTCACACCGAAGGCCCGTGACCGGTTACAGGAACTTGCTGGTGTCGATATCGAAGTGGTCCCCAACGGTGTCCACCCGATGTTTCGACCCGATGCGAAGGTTGATGCCGAGGAGAATCTACTGCTGTACGTGGGCCGGTTCGCACCCGAAAAGCGACTCCCCTTACTCGTCCGTGCATTCGCCCGGGTTCGGGAACGCGGGGTCGACACGCGTCTCGTCCTCATCGGCGCACGGCGGGAAACCGCCAAGACAGAGGTCAAGGAGCTCGCGGCGGAGCTCGGCGTCGCGTCAAGCGTTGAGGTGTACGGCCGTATTCCTAGGGAATCGGTGCCGGAGTGGATGAACCGCGCACGGTCGGTCGTACTACCTTCCCGCGATGAGGGGTTCGGGATGGTACTCATGGAAGCGATGGCCTGCGGGACGCCACCAATTGGGATGGACAGTGGCTCGGTCCCGTGGGTCATCGACGATGCCGGGCAGCTGTGTGCGGACGAAGACGAATTGGTGGACGCCCTCGAACGGATCGTTGCCGACGACGACTACTACCGACAACAGCGGGAGCGAGCACTTAACCGGGCGTCGAAGTTCACCCGCGAGCAGTGGGGAATAAACATCCGAAAGGCAATCCTGAACTCTGTCGCCTGACGGGCTTCGATGACATCACACTGCCAGCCTCACGGCCGCACTGTCACGGTACCTCGGTCCGCCTCGCTATGGTACACTGTGGCACCCGACAGCAACAGGCCGACGGTCAGCCAGAGTATCTTCGTATAAGAGCCGTCGAATAGCATCAGTTCGACGCTTACTCCAGCGTAGGCGGCTAGAAGCGTGACCCAGAGGAACGGGGTACGGGATCGGCAGGCTGTCTGCAGGCCGGTTCGGAACGCGAGGGTATAGACGGCAAGAAACAGTACGAATGCGAGCGGGCCGAACGAGACCAAGATGCTCAGGACACCGTTGTGGATGACCTCCGTGCCGTAGGCGTGAAAGTACGACGCACGTCCGATGCCAATGAGCGGCGACTGGAGGTATACGGAAAATGCGGTCCGGTACGCGTGGAGCCGGGAGTAGAGTGTCAACGGATCAATGGCGATAAGCCAGCGTGCGACGCCGACCATGGCGAACGGTACGGCGATAACAGCGACCGCCAGAAGCGAGTAGCCGAAAGCGGGTCGAATGCGTCCCCAGATGATGTTAAGAGCTTTGTACGCCAGAATCAATCCCACCACCGAACCGACGGCGAGCCACGAACTCCGGCTCTGTGAGATGAACACCGCAAGCAGGAAGACCGGGAGTGCGCCAAGCGCCCACCAGTTGTCGAACTGGTCAGTCTCGTAGAGGAGGTACGCAGTCCCGAGGGACATGTACATCCCGAAGTTCCCATAGTCCATCGGTACGCCCAGTGTCCGGCGAAACGGAATCTGATATCCGAAGATCCATCTCGGTTCGATGACCGAATCGCCGAACTCGACGAGCCCAACGGAGTGAAGGACGGTGAGGACTGCGACGATCAGGAGAGAGACACACAGCAAACGTAACAGCACGTAGATATCCCGGCGGGAGTCAACCGTGAGCAGAACCGAGGCCAGCAAGAGGAGGTTCCCCAAGCGGGTTCGGGCCCAGATGGCACCGGCTAGCGGTTGGACGGCGTTGGGGATCGCGGCCACCTCCACACCGAAAAGGATACACAGCCCGAAAAGGCCAAGCAAGGCCGTCCGCTGGATGTCGATCGCCCCCCGCTCCAGCGCGCTGACGAGTACAGCCGACGCCGCCACCAGCAGAAAAATGTCAGGTAAGGATAAGAACCAGACGAGGTCGAGTCCGGTAAACGGGGTCGTAGCGACCGCAGCGCACGTGAGCTGGAATCCACGTCTCCTTCGCACAGGAGTGGTAGCGTGATTTGGGTCTTGAATATTTCGATTATTTCACCAATCCATATCCACATACTTACCACAGAATGCCGCCATCGGAAAACTCGCCGAGACCGCTGGCGATCCGCCGGCCTCTGCATGTCAGTCGCTACGGTCTGCCGACGCCGGCGTACCGCAAGCCGGCCGCCCGGATGGCGTCCGCATCAAGCACGTTCCGTCCGTCGACGACGACCTCAACGCCCCTGTCGGCCAATCGTTCCGGATCGAGTCCGCGGAACGCCTCGTGGTCTGTGACGAGGACAACGGCGTCAACCGGTTGATATGGTGACTCGACCGTCGATTCGGAGGGCAGCAGCGGGTCGTACGTGTGTATGCTGACGTCGTAAGTCTCCAGTGCAGTCCGGATCGGGAAGTACGGGCTGTTCCGCGTGTCCGGGATATCGGGCTTGAACGCCTTGCCCAGAAGCAGCACCGATGCATGCTGGGGGAGCCGACCCGACCGAACCAGATAATGGATAGTCTTGTCGGCGACGTACCGTGGCATCTTATCGTTGATTTCCCGGGCTGTCTCTAGGAAGCGGCTATTCAGGTCTTTCGAGGTTGCCTTCTCGATGAGGAAGTACGGGTCAATGGGGATGCAGTGCCCCCCGACGCCTGCGCCGGGCGAGAACCGCGTGAAGCCGAACGGCTTGGTATCCGCGGCGTCGAGAACCTCGGTCGTATCGATGCCGAGTTGCTCCAACGTCGTCGCGATCTCGTTGACGAACGCAATATTGATGTCGCGGTACGCATTCTCGATTATCTTCGAGGCCGCTGCTGCGGCCGTCGAGGAGACGGGGTGGATGGACGCATCCAAGAGCCGCTCGTAAAAAGTCACCGCGGCGTCAAGCCCGCTGTCATTGTCGGCGCCGACGACCCGGGGAATCTCGGCGAGCGACCACTCGTCGTTTCCGGGGTCAATACGCTCGGGAGCATGTGCCAGTTGGACATCTTGACCGGGCACGTGACCGAGATCCTCGAAGGCTGGAGCGACAATGTCCGAGACGGTCCCCGGGGGTATCGTCGACTCGACGACGACGAGTGTCCCACCAGGAGACTCCGGTAGCCCGGTAGCCACCGTCTCACAGACAGCTTGGAGCGCCGAGAGGTCGACGGAGAACGAAGAATCGATTGGTGTCGGGACGGTGACAACGACTGTGTCGGCGCCCGTGACGGCAGCAGCCCCGTCAGTCGTTGCAGTGAACCGCTCGGAGGTGGTGAGCGGAGCGTCTTGGGCCGCCTGGACGACGGTCGAGTCGGTGTCGACACCAGTAACCTCGAATCCTCGTTCGCTTGCCAGCATAGCGACCTCGCTGCCGACGTATCCGAGCCCGAAGACAGCTAGCCGTCGCATATCTATCTACAAACAAGGAGGCAATAAAGACGATTCGATTAAAATATCGAAAGCGATACTCCGATAGCGGATCTGTGAACGGTGTCCATACTGGAGACTAAAGGGCCTTGACCGTCTGGAGGAACGACTCCATACGGGCGCGGTACGTGTGTTCCTGGACTGTCTCGTGACCATTCGCGGCTACCTCCGATAACCGACTCCTGTCGTTGAGCAGGCGATCAACCTCGGTGGCGAGTTCGTCGGGACCGTCGTACATCAAACAGTCGACACCGTCAGTGAACACCTCCTGTTGACCCTCGCTCCTCGTCGTCGCCATAACGGAGCGGACAGCAGGGATTTCGAAGGTCCGCATGTTGTAGTATGGGAGGTTGTGGTCACCGACGACGTTGATTACGATCGATCCGGCGTTGATCGCCTTCGCGTACTCCTCGGCGTCAAGGTGGCCGCCCTTGACACAGGATCGGAGTTCGGGGTCCGAACACCGCTCGTTCCACCAGAGCCCACGTACCTGAAGGTCGTAGTCAGTGAGCGTCCTGAGGATGGACTCGCGTTTGGGGGACCACTGTCCGACAAACGTGATCTCGCAGGCGTAGGCGGGAGTTACCTCCCTCGGGTGATGGACGAACGGGTCGTGTGCGAACGGCAGGTGTTCGACGCGCGCCGCACCCTCAGAGCGGAGTGGGTCGATGAGGTGTCGTCCCCAGGTGTAGACGAGATCGTACGCCGGGAGCGCGTCAAGATACTGTTCGGCTCGTCGGCGTTTAGAACGGACTTGGAAGGGATTGTCCGGATTCCAATTCACCACGGGTGCGTCGGCGATCGTACCGATGCTGGCAACCGTCTCTCGATCAAGTTCGTACCCCTTGATGACGAGGATCACATCAGGATCCACTCGTCGGACCCGCCGCCGTGTGTTGTACTGTACGAGTGACTCGAACAGGGGCGTCGATTTGATTCGTGGGATCGATGCGAGGCGCGTTCCCGGGAGTATCGTGGGGCCAGCACGACTAGCGTAGGCGACTTCGTGGTCCAACTGCTCCAGTGCCCGCCCACACATAAATTCCAGCGCAGGGGAGTGGGTCTTCCCGTAAATGAGGATATTCATAGTGAGTGGTCACTTCCTACGTCAGTCACTGGCATCCGTTCAGCGGTGAGGATGTAGATGTCCTCCGCTGGGACCGCTCCCGCCGTGTTGACGACGGTGTAGCCCAGATCGGCCAGTTCGGTGCTGATAGTCGTCACCGGTGTGTCGTAGGCCGGGTGTGTTTCGACGATAATAATCTGGGGTGTGATTTTGAGGTCACGGATGATCTCCCGCTCGGAGCCTTCACAGTCCATCTCAAGGACATTACACGGCGGAATCGTGGCTGGCTCGATGTGCGTGGCACCGTCGGCTTCATAATCGTTGCCGACGATCTCTTTCGGCGGGCCGACGATGGCATGTTCAACTTGGACCCGGTCTGCCACGTCATTCAACGCCGCCGTGTTCTGAATCGCGCTGACGCGCCGTCTATTCCCCTCATAGGTCAGCACGTGCCCGTCGGGTCCCGCCAGTTGTGCGGCCCGTACAGTCGAGATACCGTTCCCACCGCCGACAATGACGACTTTGTCTCCAGGGTCAACCTGTGACTCGATTGCGGCGAGCAGTTCTACCTCGTAGTCGGGCATGCTGTGGATTGCGGGCGTGCTCCACGGAACAACGGAATCGAAGAGGTGCGGTGCTCTGCTGTCGGGTCCCAAGGCACCGCCGACGGCGATACCGTTGAACTCCGGGTGGGGGCCGCGCACGGGGAGCCATGGCCTAACCAGTCGGTTGTACAGGTGAGTGAACCCTTTTTTCAACAGCCCGACACTTCCGTTCTGACGGTGAATCGCGGCTGCACGTCTGATTCGCACGGGGAGATTTGTGATTACCAACGATAATTAATGTTTGGACTGCCCATCGATGACCGATTCGAGTATCTTGGTAAACCGCTCGCGCTGGCGTCGGGGTTCGTACTGAGTGGCGTTTCTGTCCGCGGCGCGGCTGACGTGTTCACGGAACGACCTATCCGTGGAGACACGTTCGAACGTGTCCGCGAGGTCAGCCCGGTCGCCGTAGAACAGTCCGGACTCACCGAGCGAATCTTCGAAGCGTGCGTGGTCGGGCAACACCAGCGGCGTCGCGTTGTGAATGGCGTCGGCGATGTTCCCGCTACCCTTCGTTTTGCTGTAGTACTCAACGATATCTTCGACGCGTTTCGTTCGCCTAAGCGGAGCAACCAAGAGCGTACTGTCTCGGAGCGTCTGTCGGAATGTATCGACAGGAATCCAATCGTCGTAGAACCGGATATCGTATCCCTCGTCGGCGAGCGCCCGGCAATGTGAGAGTATCGCCTCCCTGGCGTCTTCGGCAGGCCTCCCCAGAAGTTCCAGGCGGAGTGACGCCCCAGCGTCAACCGCCTCCCGGAAGGCACCCAGCACCGTATCGTAGTCACGACGGGCAGGATCGACGTTTCCGGGCACGGTCACAGTGACCGGGTCGATCGTCGGCGACGACTGCCGGCCGGTGAAGACCGCCGGGACGAAAGTGTACGTCTGCTTCCGGGTCAATCCGGCCGTCGTCACGTAGCGCCGGATGCTCGGGTACTCGAAGAGGAGTCCACGCTGTTTCCGGACGATCCAGCGTTTCAGCCCCCGACGAACCGACTCCCGTGGGCTTGACGTGAGTACCGGGGCCTGTAACCATCCCCGAGCGTTGAACACCCAAAGGAGCGATGGGCAGTTCGGCGAGAACCGAGCGTATTGGAACAGCTCGCGCCGCCCACCGGAGAACGGGAAACAGACCAGCATGTCTAGGGCACTGCTGACCCGCTCGACCCGTCCAAGGTAGGAGCTGAGGGACTCGGTGGGCCGCTTCGTGACGTGTCGCGTAGCGGCCACGCTGGCATCTGTGGTAATATCCTCACGGATAGCAGAGGTGGTGAAGACGGTGAGGTCGTCTTCGAGCAGCCGACAGAGCCGAACCAGATACTGCTCG
This window encodes:
- a CDS encoding nucleotide sugar dehydrogenase, translated to MRRLAVFGLGYVGSEVAMLASERGFEVTGVDTDSTVVQAAQDAPLTTSERFTATTDGAAAVTGADTVVVTVPTPIDSSFSVDLSALQAVCETVATGLPESPGGTLVVVESTIPPGTVSDIVAPAFEDLGHVPGQDVQLAHAPERIDPGNDEWSLAEIPRVVGADNDSGLDAAVTFYERLLDASIHPVSSTAAAAASKIIENAYRDINIAFVNEIATTLEQLGIDTTEVLDAADTKPFGFTRFSPGAGVGGHCIPIDPYFLIEKATSKDLNSRFLETAREINDKMPRYVADKTIHYLVRSGRLPQHASVLLLGKAFKPDIPDTRNSPYFPIRTALETYDVSIHTYDPLLPSESTVESPYQPVDAVVLVTDHEAFRGLDPERLADRGVEVVVDGRNVLDADAIRAAGLRYAGVGRP
- a CDS encoding CgeB family protein → MILVIKGYELDRETVASIGTIADAPVVNWNPDNPFQVRSKRRRAEQYLDALPAYDLVYTWGRHLIDPLRSEGAARVEHLPFAHDPFVHHPREVTPAYACEITFVGQWSPKRESILRTLTDYDLQVRGLWWNERCSDPELRSCVKGGHLDAEEYAKAINAGSIVINVVGDHNLPYYNMRTFEIPAVRSVMATTRSEGQQEVFTDGVDCLMYDGPDELATEVDRLLNDRSRLSEVAANGHETVQEHTYRARMESFLQTVKAL